The Gloeocapsa sp. DLM2.Bin57 sequence TGTGGCGGACTGCAAACATCGAGCACTGGGACTGCAATCATCGGCACTCTCGGACAGGATTAATTGCAACTATAATTTCCCTCTGGAACAGAATTAACTGCAAATGAGCCAGAATTAATTGCAACTGGGACTGCAATCATAAATTGGGACAGGATTAACTGCAAATAAGCTGAAATTATTACTCTGCTTTTATTCCAGACATTTACTGTAAGAAGCTTTGTTATCCTTATCTTAGTAAATAAACTCATTATAAAAAGCAATAATTTTACTTTAAAATATTTACTGAGTTTTTTGAAAAAGAAGTTGGTAGTAGAAATTATTTTGTTTTGTAAGTGTAGTGTTATAAGAAATAAGATATTTAAATAGGTAAACCTGCTGCCAACATTTGTTCTCTTAAATCTTGAGAACGACCTGCATCTAATTGCCCTTTGAATAGTAACCTAATTTCCGCAGGTTTAGTATTAAATTGTTCTGCTAGATTTTTAATATTATAACCATGTCTAGTCAACGTAGGTTCTAAATCATCAATTTGTCTGGAAAGAATAGAAGTAATTAATTCATCTGTTACAGGTTTTTCTCCTGCTTTATAAGCTTCTTCAAAAGCTAAAGATAAATGTTGCTCAATTTGTAAAGGTGTTCTTAATTTAGATGACAGTAAATCTCTAGCTTCAACTGTAATTATTTCTTGCCATTCTTGCTCTGATTTCAGACATTGACTAAATAACCATTCAATATATCTTTGAGGAGAACCTATTAAACCATCGAGGGAAAAATTAGCTGTCCGATAACCAATTTCTTCCATAGTAGGTCTTCTTAAGTCATTTCTGAGTTTGGGATGTCCTACTAATAAAACTGATAGTGTACCACCTCCATCTTCTACTACTTCAATCAGTCTCTTTAGTCCAGTTAAAGTGGTAGTAGATAAATCATGAGCCTCGTCTATAAATAAAGCTACTGGTTTTCTTCCTTTACAAATTAAATCCCTCAATTGCCTTTCCCGTTTTTCTCCTTGAGAGGGAATTTTCAACTTTTTATCATTGGATAAGTCATAAAATAAAGCTGAGATTAAAGTAGTTAAATTAGTTTTTTGTTTTTCTACTGCCAGAGATTTGGATACTAAGATTTTTCCTTCTTGGTTTAAGGTGTTTTGTAATTTTCTAAGAGTGACAGTTTTTCCACATCCTACTATTCCTGTTAAGGCTACTAACATACCATTAACTATTGCCACTTTTAATTCTTCAAATAATTGTTGCTGTTGAGGAGTTTCATAATAGCCAGCTTTTCTAAATTCTTTAGTTAAGTTGTATTCTCTCATTACCTCAATCAGCATGATTTTTCTCCTGAGAACAAAAATATTCTTTAACTGAATTAATAATTTCTTTTTTGTTTAAGGTTTTAGCTAATAGTTCATTAATAAAAGTCATTTGTTCTTGATTAAGTTTGGCTAAAGGTTTATTCAGGTAATCTGATATAGCTCTTTTAGCATCTAAAGAACTAGGATAGGTAAATTCTTGATAGGGGTCTGGGTCATTAAAAGGGATTAAAGTAGGAAGTTTTTGGATGTGAGATGTTAAAAATTGAAGTTCTTTAGAGTTGGGTAAACTGGAAATAGGTAATCCTAATTCTTGTGCTAATTTTTCAATTCTTTCGGCTTTTTTGTCTTTCTTAGTTTTTCTGTTAGTACGATAACGATGTAGTGGAATAGGTCCATTCACGGGAAAATAAGGACCATACTTTTGTCCTTCGTTATCTATATACAATTCGTTATCAAATAGTCCCCATAAAAGTGTGACAGTTTCTCCTGCTAAGTCGGGATTAACTTCGTAAGCTACCCCTTCTATGGTTACACGAGCATCTATACCTACTTTACGACTTTCTGGTTCACGAGCAAAGGTACAGAAGCGTTCCCAGCTACACATCTGTCTAATTCCTTCTGGGGGTGCATTTAATAACCAATCTTCAAGTCTTGTGTGTTCTTCATGGCGATGTCGTTGATTATTGTAGTGAATCAGGTATTGATGTAGCCAAGTGTTTGCTTCTGTTTCGGTTTCAGGTTCGTGAAAATGGTAGAGAGTTTCATGAGCTTCTTTAACAGTGCGAAAAGCTCTTTCTACTTTTCCTTTGGCTCGGGCTGTATTTCTTCGCTTATCTTTACTATTGGGGAGGTGCGTAACTATTTTGACTCCCAAATATTCCATTACTGTTTGAAAAATGCGGCTTTTAGCAATGGGACCGTTATCCATGTAAATCATAGCGGGAATACCATAAAATGTAAACCCTTCCATACTCTTTTCGGTCATGGCGTTAAAAAGAAAGCGTAAAGCGGCTTCAACATCTTCCCCATAAACGCAGTGATACTCTTGATAACAAAGACCACTGCGGTCATCGACGACGCTATAAAGCATTAGTTGGGGATTACCTCTACCTGGTTGCACCCAAGAGGGGTTTTTGAGATATTTGAGGTCTGATGGACTCAGGTCAAATTGC is a genomic window containing:
- a CDS encoding AAA family ATPase, whose translation is MLIEVMREYNLTKEFRKAGYYETPQQQQLFEELKVAIVNGMLVALTGIVGCGKTVTLRKLQNTLNQEGKILVSKSLAVEKQKTNLTTLISALFYDLSNDKKLKIPSQGEKRERQLRDLICKGRKPVALFIDEAHDLSTTTLTGLKRLIEVVEDGGGTLSVLLVGHPKLRNDLRRPTMEEIGYRTANFSLDGLIGSPQRYIEWLFSQCLKSEQEWQEIITVEARDLLSSKLRTPLQIEQHLSLAFEEAYKAGEKPVTDELITSILSRQIDDLEPTLTRHGYNIKNLAEQFNTKPAEIRLLFKGQLDAGRSQDLREQMLAAGLPI
- a CDS encoding transposase — encoded protein: MPPEAIISLRQRLENLPPRASERKKLIEETAITYGVSKDTVYRSLRERAKPKSIHRNDRGKSRKISPLEMERYCEIIAAMKIRSLNKKGRHLSTVRAIEILETEGMETPYGYLKPSPGLLNKSTINHYLKTWDYDLDSLTQSTPAVRFQATHSNECWQFDLSPSDLKYLKNPSWVQPGRGNPQLMLYSVVDDRSGLCYQEYHCVYGEDVEAALRFLFNAMTEKSMEGFTFYGIPAMIYMDNGPIAKSRIFQTVMEYLGVKIVTHLPNSKDKRRNTARAKGKVERAFRTVKEAHETLYHFHEPETETEANTWLHQYLIHYNNQRHRHEEHTRLEDWLLNAPPEGIRQMCSWERFCTFAREPESRKVGIDARVTIEGVAYEVNPDLAGETVTLLWGLFDNELYIDNEGQKYGPYFPVNGPIPLHRYRTNRKTKKDKKAERIEKLAQELGLPISSLPNSKELQFLTSHIQKLPTLIPFNDPDPYQEFTYPSSLDAKRAISDYLNKPLAKLNQEQMTFINELLAKTLNKKEIINSVKEYFCSQEKNHAD